One Streptomyces sp. B21-105 genomic region harbors:
- a CDS encoding DUF3558 domain-containing protein encodes MQRKAYVPGVVALLAALLAGCTGGSDDTGSDDNSNPGEAGMSAPAARPGKYATLPEACGVVSRATLDSLLPGIRQLTDAALRETAYAGEATLTYDTDRKVGCRWKVESADATDHLLVDFERVVSYDNAVSDDSQAETLFAKKVTAADLPAPAASTTAGASPSTSATGATGSPSAGASTSTSSSSPAAASPPAAASSPAAASPSASASASSTVAPADLQPRLLDDLGDEAFVDDALGSSGSTVKQRTVTVAFRTSNVLVTIRYEEQPATVGVTPDSEEMQDKARKLAAQLVDSLAG; translated from the coding sequence GTGCAGCGGAAGGCCTACGTACCCGGCGTCGTCGCGCTCCTCGCGGCGCTGCTGGCCGGCTGCACCGGCGGCTCGGACGACACCGGCTCGGACGACAACTCCAACCCGGGCGAGGCAGGCATGTCGGCGCCCGCCGCCCGGCCCGGCAAGTACGCGACGCTGCCGGAGGCATGCGGCGTGGTGAGCCGGGCCACCCTCGACTCCCTGCTTCCCGGCATCCGGCAGCTCACCGACGCGGCCCTGCGCGAGACGGCCTACGCCGGCGAGGCGACGCTGACCTACGACACGGACCGCAAGGTGGGGTGCCGTTGGAAGGTGGAGTCGGCGGACGCCACCGATCATCTCCTCGTCGATTTCGAGCGGGTCGTCTCCTATGACAACGCCGTGAGCGACGACTCGCAGGCGGAGACGCTCTTCGCGAAGAAGGTGACGGCGGCCGACCTGCCGGCGCCCGCCGCGTCCACCACGGCCGGCGCGTCCCCCTCCACGAGTGCCACGGGCGCCACGGGTTCGCCCAGCGCGGGCGCCTCGACGTCGACCTCGTCATCGTCGCCGGCCGCCGCCTCGCCGCCGGCCGCCGCCTCGTCGCCGGCCGCCGCCTCGCCGTCGGCCTCCGCCTCGGCCTCCTCGACGGTCGCGCCGGCCGATCTGCAGCCCCGGTTGCTGGACGACCTCGGCGACGAGGCGTTCGTCGACGACGCGCTCGGGAGTTCCGGTTCGACGGTCAAGCAGCGCACGGTGACTGTGGCGTTCCGCACGTCCAACGTCCTGGTGACCATCCGGTACGAGGAGCAGCCGGCAACAGTGGGCGTGACGCCGGACAGTGAGGAAATGCAGGACAAGGCCCGGAAACTGGCCGCGCAGTTGGTCGACTCACTGGCCGGCTGA
- the lysS gene encoding lysine--tRNA ligase, whose translation MPIVAQSTETTDWVSRFADEVIEESERRAPGKPVVVASGLSPSGPIHLGNLREVMTPHLVADEIRRRGHQVRHLISWDDYDRYRKVPQGVPGVDDSWAEHIGKPLTSVPAPQGSSHPNWAEHFKAAMTASLAELGVEFDGISQTEQYTSGVYREQILHAVRHRADIDAILDQYRTKKAPAKKQQQKPLDEAELEAAEGSGAADEEDGSSGTAGYFPYKPYCGNCEKDLTTVTSYDDDTTELTYACTACGFSETVRLNEFNRGKLVWKVDWPMRWAYEGVVFEPSGVDHSSPGSSFQVGGQIVGIFGGKQPIGPMYAFVGISGMAKMSSSRGGVPTPGDALKIMEPQLLRWLYARRRPNQSFKIAFDQEIQRLYDEWDKLDAKVAGGTSQAFGSGGGSALPGDVAAHARAVRTAGAELPRTPRPLPYRTLASVADITAGEQEQALRILSELDPDNPLASLDEARPRYDKAEAWINTHVPADQRTIVRQEPDAELLKSLDEAAQQSLRLLLDGLAANWSLDGLTHLVYGVPKVQAGFSADATPKELPPEIKTAQRTFFALLYHLLVGRDTGPRLPTLLLAVGQDRVRALLGE comes from the coding sequence GTGCCGATCGTGGCTCAGAGCACCGAGACCACCGACTGGGTCTCCCGTTTCGCGGACGAGGTCATCGAAGAGTCGGAGCGTCGGGCCCCCGGCAAACCTGTGGTGGTCGCCTCCGGACTGTCCCCCTCCGGCCCCATCCACCTCGGCAACCTCCGCGAGGTCATGACCCCGCACCTCGTCGCCGACGAGATCCGCCGCCGCGGACACCAGGTACGCCATCTCATCTCGTGGGACGACTACGACCGCTACCGCAAGGTCCCCCAGGGCGTCCCGGGCGTCGACGACTCCTGGGCCGAGCACATCGGCAAGCCGCTGACCTCCGTCCCGGCCCCGCAGGGCTCGTCCCACCCGAACTGGGCCGAGCACTTCAAGGCCGCGATGACGGCGTCGCTCGCCGAACTCGGCGTCGAGTTCGACGGCATCAGCCAGACCGAGCAGTACACCTCGGGCGTCTACCGCGAGCAGATCCTGCACGCGGTCAGGCACCGCGCCGACATCGACGCGATCCTCGACCAGTACCGCACCAAGAAGGCCCCGGCGAAGAAGCAGCAGCAGAAGCCGCTCGACGAGGCCGAGCTGGAAGCCGCCGAGGGCTCCGGCGCGGCCGACGAGGAGGACGGCTCCTCCGGCACCGCCGGCTACTTCCCGTACAAGCCCTACTGCGGCAACTGCGAGAAGGACCTCACCACCGTCACCTCCTACGACGACGACACCACCGAACTGACCTACGCCTGCACCGCGTGCGGCTTCTCGGAGACCGTCCGGCTCAACGAGTTCAACCGCGGCAAGCTGGTCTGGAAGGTCGACTGGCCCATGCGGTGGGCCTACGAGGGCGTCGTCTTCGAGCCCTCCGGCGTCGACCACTCCTCGCCCGGGTCCTCGTTCCAGGTCGGCGGGCAGATCGTCGGGATCTTCGGCGGCAAGCAGCCCATCGGGCCCATGTACGCCTTCGTCGGCATCAGCGGCATGGCGAAGATGTCGTCGTCCAGGGGCGGCGTGCCCACCCCCGGCGACGCGCTGAAGATCATGGAACCGCAGCTCCTGCGCTGGCTCTACGCCCGCCGCCGCCCCAACCAGTCCTTCAAGATCGCCTTCGACCAGGAGATCCAGCGGCTCTACGACGAGTGGGACAAGCTCGACGCCAAGGTCGCTGGGGGCACCTCCCAGGCCTTCGGCTCTGGGGGAGGCTCCGCCCTGCCCGGCGACGTCGCCGCACACGCGCGTGCGGTACGCACCGCCGGCGCCGAGCTGCCGCGCACCCCGCGGCCGCTGCCCTACCGCACCCTGGCCTCCGTCGCCGACATCACCGCCGGCGAGCAGGAGCAGGCCCTGCGCATCCTGAGCGAACTCGACCCGGACAACCCCCTCGCCTCCCTCGACGAGGCCCGGCCCCGGTACGACAAGGCCGAGGCGTGGATCAACACGCACGTCCCCGCCGACCAGCGCACCATCGTGCGCCAGGAGCCGGACGCCGAACTGCTCAAGTCCCTCGACGAGGCCGCCCAGCAGTCCCTGCGGCTCCTGCTCGACGGACTCGCCGCCAACTGGTCCCTCGACGGCCTCACCCACCTCGTCTACGGCGTTCCCAAGGTCCAGGCCGGCTTCTCCGCCGACGCCACGCCCAAGGAACTCCCGCCGGAGATCAAGACCGCCCAGCGCACGTTCTTCGCCCTGCTCTACCACCTGCTGGTGGGACGGGACACCGGGCCCCGCCTGCCCACCCTGCTGCTGGCCGTCGGCCAGGACCGGGTACGCGCCCTGCTCGGGGAGTAG
- a CDS encoding GNAT family N-acetyltransferase, with protein MDRHIPFKTLHNFRDLGGYRTGTGHRVRPGRLFRSDSLGKLTAGSPDWDRFLALGIGTVIDLRHPFEIEARGRVPRHDSFAYQNLSIEHRPYNQAALTPDLDPGPYLSARYMEVAEDGVKEIAAALRLVAESEEGLVFHCASGKDRTGQLAALVLALLGVPDETIIEDFSLTELATRALLDDWRARNDGRSPSWPAFGRAPEAAMRLFLAALRERHGSVEAYVTHALGLNAAELSTALRSGLLEPLPTTWPEPVYRRAAPADAAALVRLRDTAALWQLARGIRQWLPGEKTEAHFLDRMREGEVWLAHTGAALTGGYELWWDDPAAWGPRPPEAGYIHRLMTAPHTAPPGAGRRLLAHAESRVTAAGRPYARLDCLSSNPRLRTYYESAGYTVVGEQRAKDGGTGSPYAVTLLEKRLP; from the coding sequence GTGGACCGACACATACCGTTCAAGACGCTGCACAACTTCCGTGACCTGGGCGGATATCGCACCGGAACCGGCCATCGGGTCCGCCCGGGACGCTTGTTCCGATCCGACTCCCTCGGCAAACTCACGGCCGGCAGCCCCGACTGGGACCGCTTCCTCGCCCTCGGCATCGGCACCGTGATCGACCTGCGGCATCCCTTCGAGATCGAGGCACGGGGCCGCGTCCCCCGGCACGACTCCTTCGCCTACCAGAACCTCAGCATCGAGCACCGCCCCTACAACCAGGCGGCACTGACCCCGGACCTCGACCCCGGCCCCTACCTCAGCGCCCGCTACATGGAGGTCGCCGAGGACGGCGTCAAGGAGATCGCGGCGGCACTGCGCCTGGTGGCCGAGTCGGAGGAAGGCCTGGTCTTCCACTGCGCCTCCGGCAAGGACCGCACCGGCCAGCTCGCCGCCCTGGTCCTCGCCCTCCTCGGCGTCCCGGACGAGACGATCATCGAGGACTTCAGCCTGACCGAACTGGCGACCCGGGCCCTGCTGGACGACTGGCGGGCCCGCAACGACGGCCGCTCCCCGTCCTGGCCGGCCTTCGGCCGCGCCCCCGAGGCGGCGATGCGCCTGTTCCTGGCGGCCCTGCGCGAGCGCCACGGCTCGGTCGAGGCGTACGTGACGCACGCCCTGGGCCTGAACGCGGCCGAACTGTCCACCGCGCTGCGCTCCGGCCTCCTCGAACCGCTCCCCACCACCTGGCCGGAGCCGGTCTACCGCCGGGCCGCCCCCGCCGACGCCGCTGCGCTGGTCCGCCTGCGCGACACGGCCGCCCTGTGGCAACTGGCCCGCGGCATCCGGCAATGGCTGCCGGGCGAGAAGACCGAGGCCCACTTCCTCGACCGCATGCGCGAGGGCGAGGTCTGGCTGGCGCACACCGGCGCCGCCCTCACCGGCGGCTACGAACTCTGGTGGGACGACCCGGCGGCCTGGGGCCCCCGTCCGCCCGAGGCGGGCTACATCCACCGCCTGATGACGGCCCCGCACACCGCCCCGCCCGGCGCCGGCCGCAGGCTGCTGGCCCACGCCGAGTCCCGCGTCACCGCCGCCGGCCGCCCCTACGCCCGCCTCGACTGCCTCTCCTCCAACCCCCGCCTGCGCACCTACTACGAGTCGGCGGGCTACACCGTCGTAGGCGAACAGCGAGCAAAGGACGGCGGCACAGGCAGCCCCTACGCAGTAACCCTCCTGGAAAAACGCCTCCCCTGA
- the argS gene encoding arginine--tRNA ligase yields MAPVTSLTASVHQRLATALTAALPEAGPADPLLRRSDRADFQANGILALAKKAKANPRELAAQVVAQVVTGDVIKEIEVSGPGFLNVTITDRAITENLAARYADDTARLGVPHAAKPGTTVIDYAQPNVAKEMHVGHLRSAVIGDAVVQILEFTGETVVRRHHIGDWGTQFGMLIQFLDEHPHELDHKESQVSGEEAMSNLDRLYKKARKLFDSDEEFKTRARRRVVDLQAGDPHTLATWQKFVDESKIYFFSVFEKLDIEIRDPDIVGESGYNDMLAETCRLLEESGVAVRSEGALCVFFEDVKGPDGNPVPLIVQKSDGGYGYAATDLSAIRDRVFDIKADTLLYVVDARQSLHFKMVFETARRAGWLNEDVKAHQLAFGTVLGKDGKPFKTREGETVKLVDLLDEAVDRATAVVGEKREKVGLTDEEVVENGRYVGIGAVKYADLSTSAVRDYKFDLDQMVSLNGDTSVYLQYAYARIQSILRKAGEARPAAHPELELAPAERALGLHLDQFGELVAEVAAEYAPHKLAAYLYQLASHLTTFYDQCHVLSPDNAPEVVENRLFLVDLTGRTLHLGMALLGIRTPGKL; encoded by the coding sequence ATGGCCCCGGTAACGTCCCTCACCGCTTCGGTCCACCAGCGTCTCGCGACGGCCCTCACGGCAGCCCTGCCGGAGGCCGGCCCCGCCGACCCGCTGCTGCGACGAAGCGACCGGGCCGACTTCCAGGCCAACGGCATCCTTGCCCTCGCGAAGAAGGCGAAGGCCAACCCGCGGGAGCTGGCGGCGCAGGTGGTCGCGCAGGTCGTCACCGGTGACGTGATCAAGGAGATCGAGGTCTCGGGCCCCGGCTTCCTGAACGTGACGATCACCGACCGGGCGATCACCGAGAACCTGGCGGCGCGCTACGCCGACGACACCGCCCGCCTCGGCGTGCCGCACGCGGCGAAGCCGGGCACCACCGTCATCGACTACGCGCAGCCGAACGTGGCGAAGGAGATGCACGTCGGTCACCTGCGGTCGGCGGTCATCGGCGACGCGGTGGTGCAGATCCTGGAGTTCACGGGCGAGACGGTCGTGCGCCGCCACCACATCGGCGACTGGGGCACCCAGTTCGGCATGCTCATCCAGTTCCTGGACGAGCACCCGCACGAGCTGGACCACAAGGAATCCCAGGTCAGCGGCGAGGAGGCGATGTCGAACCTCGACCGCCTCTACAAGAAGGCCCGCAAGCTGTTCGACTCCGACGAGGAGTTCAAGACGCGGGCCCGTCGCCGGGTGGTCGACCTCCAGGCGGGCGACCCGCACACGCTCGCGACCTGGCAGAAGTTCGTCGACGAGTCGAAGATCTACTTCTTCTCGGTCTTCGAGAAGCTCGACATCGAGATCCGGGACCCGGACATCGTCGGCGAGTCGGGCTACAACGACATGCTGGCGGAGACCTGCCGGCTCCTGGAGGAGTCGGGGGTGGCGGTCCGCTCGGAGGGCGCGCTCTGCGTCTTCTTCGAGGACGTCAAGGGCCCGGACGGCAACCCGGTCCCGCTGATCGTGCAGAAGTCGGACGGCGGCTACGGCTACGCGGCGACGGACCTGTCGGCGATCCGCGACCGTGTCTTCGACATCAAGGCGGACACGCTGCTCTATGTCGTGGACGCCCGTCAGTCGCTGCACTTCAAGATGGTCTTCGAGACGGCGCGCAGGGCGGGCTGGCTGAACGAGGACGTCAAGGCGCACCAGTTGGCGTTCGGCACGGTGCTGGGCAAGGACGGCAAGCCGTTCAAGACCCGTGAGGGCGAGACGGTGAAGCTGGTCGACCTCCTCGACGAGGCGGTGGACCGGGCGACGGCCGTCGTCGGCGAGAAGCGCGAGAAGGTCGGGCTGACGGACGAGGAGGTCGTCGAGAACGGCCGGTACGTGGGCATCGGCGCGGTGAAGTACGCCGACCTGTCGACGTCGGCGGTCCGCGACTACAAGTTCGACCTGGACCAGATGGTGTCGCTGAACGGCGACACGTCCGTGTACCTGCAGTACGCGTACGCCCGTATCCAGTCGATCCTGCGCAAGGCGGGCGAGGCCCGACCGGCCGCCCACCCGGAGCTCGAACTGGCCCCGGCGGAGCGGGCGTTGGGCCTGCACCTGGACCAGTTCGGCGAGCTGGTGGCGGAGGTCGCGGCGGAGTACGCGCCGCACAAGCTGGCGGCGTACCTCTACCAGCTGGCCTCGCATCTGACGACGTTCTACGACCAGTGCCACGTGCTGTCGCCCGACAACGCGCCGGAGGTCGTCGAGAACCGTCTGTTCCTGGTCGACCTGACGGGCCGCACGCTCCACCTGGGCATGGCCCTGCTGGGCATCCGGACCCCCGGAAAGCTCTGA
- a CDS encoding SDR family oxidoreductase: protein MAPAAPSTASRIAVVTGASGGIGAATARELAAAGYRIVLTARRKDRIEALAEEITRSGGSATAYQLDVTDRAAVDEFATAFRTIGVLVNNAGGALGADPVATGDPADWRTMYETNVLGTLNVTQALLPQLVASGDGTVVVVSSTAGLGTYEGGAGYVAAKHGAHVLAETLRLEIVGQPVRVIEIAPGMVKTDEFALTRFGGDQDRAAKVYEGVAEPLTASDVAETIAWAVTRPSHVNVDLLVLRPRAQASNTKVHREL, encoded by the coding sequence ATGGCCCCCGCCGCACCGTCCACCGCGTCCCGCATCGCCGTCGTCACCGGTGCGAGCGGCGGAATCGGCGCCGCGACCGCCCGGGAACTCGCCGCGGCCGGCTACCGCATCGTCCTGACCGCCCGACGCAAGGACCGCATCGAGGCGCTCGCCGAGGAGATCACCCGCTCGGGCGGCTCCGCGACGGCCTACCAACTGGACGTCACCGACCGCGCCGCCGTCGACGAGTTCGCCACCGCCTTCCGCACGATCGGCGTGCTCGTCAACAACGCCGGCGGCGCACTCGGCGCCGACCCCGTCGCCACCGGCGACCCCGCCGACTGGCGCACCATGTACGAGACGAACGTCCTCGGCACCCTGAACGTCACCCAGGCCCTCCTCCCCCAGCTCGTGGCGAGCGGCGACGGAACCGTGGTCGTGGTGTCCTCCACCGCCGGGCTCGGCACGTACGAGGGCGGCGCGGGCTATGTCGCCGCCAAGCACGGCGCGCACGTCCTCGCCGAGACCCTCCGCCTGGAGATCGTCGGGCAGCCCGTCCGGGTCATCGAGATCGCCCCCGGCATGGTGAAGACCGACGAGTTCGCCCTCACCCGCTTCGGCGGCGACCAGGACCGGGCCGCCAAGGTCTACGAGGGCGTAGCCGAACCCCTCACCGCCTCCGACGTCGCCGAGACGATCGCCTGGGCGGTGACCCGCCCCAGCCACGTCAACGTCGACCTCCTCGTCCTGCGCCCCCGTGCCCAGGCGTCCAACACCAAGGTCCACCGCGAGCTGTGA
- a CDS encoding DUF3558 domain-containing protein → MSEGTMQRRAQRDGQFNEREERDGRARRTGGLNRLLAAAVAVPVMLIAAGCSSDSGSDDGSKDGSKDAAAATGGSAGSAASATPTVQAAAYQKLPEACAVVSKKTLTELVPKGVTSGKEGTTGDTADRASCSWSSLANNGVKGSQFRWLNVSLLRFESDATTGDGESQAKTYYAKQVKDSQAVAGAKNAKSQPVAGAGDEATLVRYDLKKAEGAFKQQTVVARVENVVVTLDYNGAGLAGDKVPSADALSASAQKAVKDVVASVRSANGVDGGGSSAGSSAGSASPSPSKSASVSPGQGASLPPSATPKATASKAAAAAPKTTASAKS, encoded by the coding sequence ATGAGTGAAGGAACCATGCAGCGACGAGCCCAGCGAGACGGCCAGTTCAACGAGCGCGAGGAGCGTGACGGGCGAGCGAGGCGCACGGGAGGGCTCAACCGCCTCCTGGCAGCCGCGGTCGCCGTCCCGGTGATGCTGATCGCCGCGGGCTGCTCCTCGGACTCCGGCTCGGACGACGGCTCGAAGGACGGCTCGAAGGACGCCGCCGCGGCCACCGGCGGCAGTGCGGGTTCCGCCGCGAGCGCCACCCCGACCGTGCAGGCCGCCGCCTACCAGAAGCTGCCGGAGGCGTGCGCGGTGGTGTCGAAGAAGACGCTGACCGAGCTGGTGCCGAAGGGGGTCACCTCCGGCAAGGAGGGGACGACCGGGGACACCGCCGACCGGGCGAGCTGTTCGTGGTCGAGCCTGGCCAACAACGGGGTCAAGGGTTCGCAGTTCCGCTGGCTGAACGTGTCGCTGCTGCGGTTCGAGTCGGACGCGACGACCGGCGACGGCGAGTCGCAGGCGAAGACGTACTACGCGAAGCAGGTGAAGGACTCCCAGGCGGTGGCGGGCGCGAAGAACGCGAAGTCGCAGCCGGTCGCGGGGGCGGGCGACGAGGCGACGCTGGTGCGTTACGACCTGAAGAAGGCCGAGGGCGCCTTCAAGCAGCAGACGGTGGTGGCGCGGGTGGAGAACGTCGTCGTCACGCTGGACTACAACGGTGCCGGTCTGGCGGGTGACAAGGTGCCCAGCGCGGACGCGCTGTCGGCGTCCGCGCAGAAGGCCGTCAAGGACGTGGTGGCGTCCGTGCGGTCGGCCAACGGCGTGGACGGCGGCGGGAGTTCGGCGGGTTCGTCGGCGGGTTCGGCCTCCCCGTCCCCGTCGAAGTCGGCGTCCGTCTCGCCGGGTCAGGGGGCCTCGCTACCGCCGTCGGCGACCCCGAAGGCGACGGCGTCCAAGGCGGCCGCGGCGGCTCCGAAGACGACCGCGTCCGCGAAGAGCTGA
- a CDS encoding RtcB family protein, producing MSYVEMPGARVPIRMWTDPASVEEGALQQLRNVATLPWIKGLAVMPDVHYGKGATVGSVIAMRGAVCPAAVGVDIGCGMSAVKTSLTANDLPGDLSRLRSRIEQAVPVGRGMHDDPVDPGRFHGLATGGWDDFWGRFDDVAETVRFRRERAGRQMGTLGAGNHHCEFSLDTEGSVWLTLHSGSRNIGKELAEHHIGVAQKLPHNQGLVDRDLAVFVSDTPQMAAYRHDLYWAQQYAKYNRTIMMALLKDVVRKEFKKAKPTFEREVSCHHNYVAEERYEGVDLLVTRKGAIRAGSGDLGIIPGSMGTATYIVKGLGNEKAFNSASHGAGRRMSRTAARRRFSTKDLEMQTRGVECRKDSGVVDEIPGAYKNIDQVMDQQRDLVQVVAKLKQFICVKG from the coding sequence ATGTCGTACGTGGAAATGCCGGGCGCGAGAGTGCCCATCCGTATGTGGACCGACCCGGCGTCGGTCGAGGAGGGCGCGCTGCAGCAGCTGCGCAACGTGGCCACCCTGCCCTGGATCAAGGGCCTGGCGGTCATGCCGGACGTCCACTACGGCAAGGGCGCCACGGTCGGCTCGGTCATCGCCATGCGCGGGGCCGTCTGTCCGGCGGCGGTGGGGGTCGACATCGGGTGCGGGATGTCGGCGGTCAAGACGTCGTTGACGGCGAACGATCTGCCGGGGGACCTGTCCCGGCTGCGCTCGAGGATCGAGCAGGCCGTTCCGGTGGGGCGGGGGATGCACGACGACCCCGTGGATCCGGGACGGTTCCACGGCCTGGCCACCGGCGGCTGGGACGACTTCTGGGGCCGTTTCGACGACGTCGCGGAGACGGTGAGGTTCCGCCGCGAACGCGCGGGCAGGCAGATGGGGACGCTGGGAGCGGGAAATCATCACTGTGAGTTCTCGCTCGACACCGAGGGTTCCGTGTGGCTCACGCTGCATTCCGGTTCCCGGAACATCGGCAAGGAACTGGCGGAACACCACATCGGTGTTGCCCAGAAACTCCCGCACAACCAGGGTTTGGTCGACCGCGACCTCGCGGTGTTCGTCTCGGACACTCCGCAGATGGCTGCCTACCGGCACGACCTCTACTGGGCGCAGCAGTACGCGAAGTACAACCGCACGATCATGATGGCGCTCCTGAAGGACGTGGTCCGCAAGGAGTTCAAGAAGGCGAAGCCGACCTTCGAGAGGGAGGTCAGCTGTCATCACAACTACGTGGCGGAGGAACGCTACGAAGGGGTGGACCTCCTGGTCACCCGGAAGGGTGCGATCCGGGCGGGCTCCGGCGACCTCGGAATCATCCCCGGTTCCATGGGTACCGCCACCTACATCGTGAAGGGCCTGGGCAACGAGAAGGCCTTCAACTCGGCGTCGCACGGCGCGGGTCGCCGCATGAGCCGGACGGCGGCCAGGCGCCGCTTCTCGACGAAGGACCTGGAGATGCAGACACGGGGCGTGGAGTGCCGCAAGGACTCCGGAGTGGTGGACGAGATCCCTGGCGCCTACAAGAACATCGACCAGGTGATGGACCAGCAGCGTGATCTGGTCCAGGTCGTGGCGAAGCTGAAGCAGTTCATCTGCGTGAAGGGCTGA
- a CDS encoding DUF4253 domain-containing protein — translation MATLPNPLPKLASDPSGRSLGLQLPPGRLIDATDEGPWHEPLLWHAQRSAAPGNWAALGGSSGRAGLLPVLVDLGGSQGGPEEWELMPGEMSYPGDHDAEDVLAEFWEECAADGEEWPGLADGLTLASDPDVRAAQVADSLAGEGSSLFAAPHLALVPARRSADVPAALGWTGPANHENDTARLCAVLRSWEDRFGIRVVGLGFDVLVLSVAAPPATPADAAAVAAEHFAFCPDNVLQGEGDLASYAKQLVGEHTWSFWWD, via the coding sequence ATGGCGACTCTTCCCAACCCGCTGCCAAAGCTCGCGTCCGATCCGAGCGGGCGCTCCCTCGGGCTGCAGCTCCCTCCGGGGAGACTGATCGACGCGACCGACGAGGGGCCTTGGCACGAGCCGTTGCTGTGGCATGCGCAGCGGTCGGCGGCGCCAGGCAACTGGGCGGCGCTCGGAGGGAGTTCGGGGCGGGCGGGGTTGCTGCCGGTACTGGTCGACCTGGGCGGCTCCCAAGGCGGCCCGGAGGAGTGGGAGTTGATGCCCGGGGAGATGTCGTACCCGGGCGATCACGACGCGGAGGACGTGCTCGCGGAGTTCTGGGAGGAGTGCGCGGCCGACGGCGAGGAGTGGCCGGGCCTGGCCGACGGCCTCACCCTCGCCTCCGATCCGGACGTGCGCGCCGCGCAGGTCGCCGACTCGCTGGCCGGCGAGGGCAGTTCCCTCTTCGCGGCACCTCATCTCGCCCTGGTCCCGGCGCGCCGCAGCGCGGACGTGCCGGCGGCACTCGGCTGGACGGGACCGGCCAACCACGAGAACGACACGGCTCGCCTCTGCGCGGTGCTGCGCTCGTGGGAGGACCGCTTCGGCATACGGGTCGTCGGGCTCGGCTTCGACGTGCTCGTGCTCTCCGTTGCCGCGCCGCCCGCCACGCCCGCGGATGCGGCAGCCGTGGCGGCCGAGCACTTCGCGTTCTGCCCGGACAACGTGCTGCAGGGCGAGGGAGACCTGGCGTCCTACGCGAAGCAGCTCGTCGGCGAGCACACCTGGTCCTTCTGGTGGGACTGA
- a CDS encoding DUF2637 domain-containing protein — protein sequence MSERIQLTRTHRVLIGVVVTGAVIIAGIGFAGSYAAVRELALEKGFGNFSYVFPIGIDAGICVLLALDLLLTWIRIPFPLLRQTAWLLTAATIAFNGAAAWPDPLGTGMHAVIPILFVVSVEAARHAIGRIADITADKHMEGVRITRWLLSPVPTFLLWRRMKLWELRSYDQVIKLEQERLVYQARLRSRFGRAWRRKAPVESLMPLRLARYGVPLAETAPAGLAAAGIEPALLPPMPTQAQMQAQGQGQLQAQPQLPSQAQSPSQVQSQAPAQLQGPATPVSPQQPQHPQQPLPRQARQPSGQPGRPGLSAEEQSPWFQAMPHEVTYQGGYDPTYDPAEQYADWYEEQRDAEQYADQYQEEPPAQEPSPEETGSFPIPVGPGRSRELGEGGGTPLVEPDEEAYYQVFKQSISIGGYPTPSQFSDDVEATFGAPLLDAEAKRMVMRFQNRHAAELEEDHIA from the coding sequence GTGTCCGAGCGAATACAGCTGACCCGGACGCACCGCGTTCTCATCGGCGTGGTCGTGACCGGCGCTGTGATCATCGCCGGCATCGGCTTCGCCGGTTCGTACGCGGCCGTCCGTGAGCTGGCCCTGGAGAAGGGTTTCGGGAACTTCTCGTATGTGTTCCCGATCGGCATCGACGCGGGTATCTGCGTCCTGCTGGCCCTGGATCTGCTGCTGACGTGGATCCGCATTCCGTTCCCGCTGCTGCGCCAGACGGCGTGGCTGCTGACGGCGGCGACGATCGCGTTCAACGGTGCGGCGGCCTGGCCGGACCCGCTCGGCACGGGCATGCACGCGGTGATCCCGATCCTGTTCGTGGTGTCGGTGGAGGCGGCCCGGCACGCGATCGGCCGCATCGCGGACATCACGGCGGACAAGCACATGGAGGGCGTGCGCATCACGCGCTGGCTGCTCTCTCCGGTGCCGACGTTCCTGCTGTGGCGTCGTATGAAGCTGTGGGAGCTGCGTTCCTACGACCAGGTGATCAAGCTGGAGCAGGAACGTCTCGTCTACCAGGCGCGGCTGCGTTCGCGCTTCGGCCGTGCCTGGCGGCGCAAGGCGCCGGTGGAGTCGTTGATGCCGCTGCGGCTGGCCCGTTACGGCGTTCCGCTGGCGGAGACCGCTCCGGCGGGGCTGGCGGCGGCGGGCATCGAGCCCGCCCTGCTCCCGCCGATGCCGACCCAGGCGCAGATGCAGGCACAGGGGCAGGGGCAGCTGCAGGCACAGCCGCAGCTGCCGTCACAGGCGCAGTCACCGTCACAGGTGCAGTCGCAGGCCCCGGCTCAGCTCCAGGGACCGGCGACGCCGGTGTCCCCGCAGCAGCCGCAGCACCCGCAGCAGCCACTGCCCCGGCAGGCGCGGCAGCCGTCCGGGCAACCCGGTCGGCCCGGGCTGTCGGCGGAGGAGCAGAGCCCCTGGTTCCAGGCGATGCCGCACGAGGTCACCTACCAGGGCGGTTACGACCCCACGTACGACCCCGCGGAGCAGTACGCCGACTGGTACGAGGAGCAGCGGGACGCCGAGCAGTACGCGGACCAGTACCAGGAGGAGCCCCCGGCCCAGGAGCCCTCTCCGGAGGAGACGGGTTCGTTCCCGATCCCGGTGGGTCCGGGGCGCAGCCGTGAGCTGGGCGAGGGTGGTGGGACTCCGCTCGTCGAGCCGGACGAGGAGGCGTACTACCAGGTCTTCAAGCAGTCGATAAGCATCGGCGGCTACCCGACGCCGAGTCAGTTCAGCGACGACGTGGAGGCGACGTTCGGCGCTCCGCTGCTCGACGCCGAGGCCAAGCGCATGGTGATGCGTTTCCAGAACCGTCACGCGGCGGAACTCGAAGAGGATCACATCGCGTAG